In one Agathobacter rectalis ATCC 33656 genomic region, the following are encoded:
- a CDS encoding magnesium transporter CorA family protein, with product MVKFYRTDDKLIHELDTLQGGTWIQMVNPSVAEGQMVADDLNVDIEDVLAALDEEESSRIELQDGYTLILVDIPSIETRHDKESYTTIPLGIILTDDEIVTVCTEDTPVLQVFLNNRVKEFSTKKKMRFVYQILYRISVLYQNDLRIIDKMRTEIEERVGEDTEEDDLIALHELESTLVYFATSLRANGVVLERLTRYKRLEQYPEDKELLGDVIVENKQAIEMTGIYRDIINGTRELMSTVIDNRLNNVMKSLTIITLIMAIPTVISGIYGMNVSSKWVPLATTAHGFMIIIGVMVVICVLILILLKKKRIL from the coding sequence ATGGTCAAGTTTTACAGGACAGATGACAAATTAATACATGAGCTGGATACGCTGCAGGGAGGTACCTGGATACAGATGGTCAACCCTTCTGTAGCAGAGGGACAGATGGTAGCGGATGATCTGAATGTCGATATTGAAGACGTACTTGCAGCACTCGATGAGGAGGAGAGCTCACGTATAGAGCTGCAGGATGGGTATACGTTGATTCTTGTGGATATACCTTCGATAGAGACTAGGCATGACAAGGAGTCATATACCACAATCCCACTTGGCATCATACTTACAGATGATGAGATAGTGACAGTCTGTACAGAGGATACACCGGTGCTTCAGGTATTTTTAAATAACCGTGTAAAGGAATTTTCCACCAAGAAAAAGATGCGCTTTGTATACCAGATTCTTTACAGGATATCTGTACTGTATCAAAATGATCTGCGCATCATCGACAAGATGCGTACTGAGATTGAGGAGAGAGTCGGAGAGGATACAGAGGAGGACGATTTGATCGCGCTTCACGAGCTGGAATCCACACTCGTATACTTTGCCACATCGCTTCGTGCCAATGGAGTTGTGTTAGAGAGACTGACCAGATACAAGCGCCTTGAGCAGTATCCGGAGGATAAGGAGCTTCTCGGAGACGTGATTGTCGAAAATAAACAGGCTATTGAGATGACGGGAATTTACAGGGACATCATAAATGGTACCAGAGAGCTTATGAGCACGGTCATTGACAACAGACTTAACAATGTCATGAAGTCGCTCACAATCATCACACTTATCATGGCTATTCCGACAGTTATCTCAGGAATCTATGGCATGAATGTCAGCTCAAAGTGGGTACCGCTTGCGACGACAGCACATGGATTTATGATTATAATAGGTGTTATGGTTGTCATATGTGTGCTGATACTGATTTTATTGAAGAAAAAGAGAATATTGTAA